The following is a genomic window from Nicotiana tabacum cultivar K326 chromosome 3, ASM71507v2, whole genome shotgun sequence.
GAGTTGTTTGGATTGAATATTCTTGTAAATGACTAAAAATATACCTTGgagtttatattttaattttgagGAAAATTGGTTAAGTTCAAAGTTGTTTTTAGTTAAAgttttcatattgaaactcgaaaaaagttttttttagaattGTATCACGATTGCGTACTAATTGTATCACAATTGTATCAATATTCGGATTTTACGGATTtgtgatttgtttggattggattttCTTCGAAACGATTATATATTTTGGAGTTTATATATCAATTTTGAGGGAATTTGGTGAAGTTTAGAgttggtagtagtagtagttaaGAATTGAATTAGGATTGTATGATAATTGTATTACAATTGCATTAAAATTCTTTGAGGACTATATCGGAATTGTATTATAGTTGTATCTGATGcatcaatacataaaaataataccTGATAAAATATTAATACAAGTCTAATACAATATTATATCAAAATTGTATCAAATTTCTATTGGTTTGTATGTTTTTTGTATATGATTCGTTCTTCCTCCTcaatttttaatttgaaaataaaaattatgGTTATTGGTGGTTTTGTGCTAGTTTTTATGGAGTTTGTTGCTTGTTTTAGGtggaatttcatattgaaacttgaaaagGAAGAAGTTCATAATTATATCACATTTATATTGGAATtgtatcaaaattatttttaaattgtataataaatgtatgataattgtatatgaaTTGTATAAGGTTTAATTTTTTCGAAAATATCACCGTACAAAAAATAAGCATTTCTTTGGTGTGGATTTATTTGTTTCCATTTCAATAGCGATTACGACTTCATATTTGCTTCAAAACTACATTCGTCCATTTGTGTTTTCTCTTGTGGATTCTTGTACCAATAGGAAAAATCTTATAttagatttttgaaaaattggaAGAAGAATTTGGTAAATAATATTTGAAGAAGAATTTGCTTTCAGATATGGTAGAAGAGGCGAGAGAGAGgagatgaaagaaaaaaaaaataattgaatccTTTAATTGGACGCATTAATAATGGGTTAGAAGTCTTTTAATAAGAAATGTATacaatttgtaaagaaaaaaaatctagatactttttaaaaactacaaaactgagagaaaatagataaataagtTCTTATTATCCCATGCCAAAACCCCCTAACTAATATTAACACATGGGCCGCCTCATCAATATCTAGCCCAAACTTCCTTCCAAAGCCCAACAGCAAGATATGGCCTAATTCTGCATCCAATTTAGTACGATTCGAAACTAGGGTTTTCTATAGAGGCCCTTTTACCATAAAAACCCTTTCGCTTCTCTTTACTCCCTTCGACAAACGCAGCGCAGTGGGAAAGAGAGTTGTGCAGAAATGGTGAACTACAAGGTAAAGGCTCTTTTTTCCTTTAGTGGGTTTTCAAGATTCTGCATTTCTTCTCTGACTCGTCAAGATTTGAACAAACAATGATGTTTTGTTGGTGTGATTGCAGTTCCATCAGTACCAGGTTGTCGGGAGAGCTCTGCCCTCTGAAACAGATGAGCATCCCAAGATTTATCGTATGAAGTTATGGGCTACCAATGAAGTTCGTGCTAAGTCCAAATTCTGGTATTTCAGCTTTTTTTCCTCTCGATCTTCTTTAATGTATTTATGCTGGTAAATTGTTATGCTAATTGGGCTTTGTTTGATTTGTTTGAAAATAAAAAGGTATTACTTGAGGAAGCTTAAGAAGGTTAAGAAGAGCAACGGTCAGATGCTGGCTATTAACGAGGTATGATGAGGATACGTATCTCTATATGTGTATTTTTGGATTGTATGTATTAGAAATGGGTGATTAGTAATTTAATGATAGCAATTTTTGTGCCTGTTTGTGTTTTTGGTCTATTATGTTCTGGTTTTAATTGTTTGGATTCTAATTGATTTGTTATTTCGGGTAACACAATGCAAATTTATGAAGCTCGGGTGGACATGCATTGCAATCAGGATCCTTACTTCTAATTGGTGGTTGGATTGTAGTATTTGGTAAGCTCAGGAGACGGTGATGTAGAAAATCAgtggttttttttattttttttgagggggggggggggtaagttGGAGCGTAGTTTATGGTCCAACCTTTAGGCAGACTTACGCTAAGCTCAAAAGAGGAGGGAAATGACTTCTCTTAGTGTGCTATAGGAATTCCAAGCTTCCATAGGATGTTGAAAAATGCTGCAACAACTTGGTAAAAACCTTCTATATAAATTGGCTGAGATGTTCAATGTTAAGGTTCTAGAAACATCTTTGAACACTATTAGCGCTTCTCGGCCAAGTTGTTAGAAGACGAATAGCAAAATTGATATGGGTGATGCCAGTTGAATGGAATTAGGTCTAGTAGTGCTGTTAAGTTTACATTGGGTCTAATACTGACTTAGAGATACTTTAATCTTGCTAGTGATTTGTTAGTGTAGAAGTAAATCTAGAGTGTTAGAGCTCTTGAGTTATTGAATATTTAAATGAAGCAGGTTCAAATGGAGCAAAATAGAAGGTGAAGATTCATAAAGTTGAACCCAATTTGCTTGGGAATGAGGCTTTGTTGTTGTACGACATGCATACACCATATccgtatttcttttattttgcctaTCATGTGGTAATTATTCTGAGAAGGGGAACAGTGGATAATAAGCTGTTGTTGGACAGTCTGGTAGTCTTGCTTTAACTATTCAAGAGTTTGGGGGTCTTAGCTAGTTTAAAGTCCAACTGATACTTAGTCCTGTACTCATTCATGCCAATGGGTTGTTGCTCTATCTGCAATGTGTAAATATGATGCGGTGATTAgcatttcatatttttattcatttttgtgaATTAATTTTATGTTCCTGTGAGCTGTGGGGTTTCATTTCAGCAGCTCTCTGGTCTCCTTTAACTATAAATGTTATATTGAACTACCTCAATAAGATTGTGTGTTTAACTTTTTTAGATCTTTGAGAAGAACCCAACAAAAATCAAGAATTATGGTATTTGGCTCCGTTACCAGAGTAGAACTGGTTATCATAACATGTACAAGGAGTACCGTGATACCACATTGA
Proteins encoded in this region:
- the LOC107825032 gene encoding large ribosomal subunit protein eL20; the encoded protein is MVNYKFHQYQVVGRALPSETDEHPKIYRMKLWATNEVRAKSKFWYYLRKLKKVKKSNGQMLAINEIFEKNPTKIKNYGIWLRYQSRTGYHNMYKEYRDTTLNGAVEQMYTEMASRHRVRHHCIQIIKTATIPAKLCKRESTKQFHDSKIKFPLVFKKVRPPSRKLKTTYKATRPNLFM